The DNA region TGGCGGTCGAAATCCTGCAGCTCCAGCCGGACGGGCAATTGTGGATGGCGCCCTTGGAGGCGCTTTTCGGCGAGGGGAAGAGGTCCGGCCGCTTCAGAGCATCCTGCACGGAACGGATATCGGGATTTGCATCGGCGATGAATTTCGGGATCCACCAGCCTTCGATTGCGCCGTCTGCCAAAATCTCGGAGGCTTGAACCAGCCGACCGCTTGTTGCCGCCGCCTCGAGTTGAGTCCGGACGGACGCGGTCCAGAGTTCGGGCGCGATGTCGGGTTCGCCCTTCTGATCCATCGAAGCAAAGGTCGGCACGGTATCGCCGGCAACGGTCGTGACATTGCAGCCGTAGCCGTTTTCGAGAATGAACTTGTCGAAATTGGCGGCAATCGCGGCGGATGCCCAATTCATCTCCGCGATCGAGACGTTACCGCAGTCCGCCTGCGCGGCGCGGCCGCCGGCGAAGAGACATACGGCAAAAGTAAGCGAAGCCAGGATGATCTTCATTCGCTCGTTCCCCAGTTTTTATGTCTGATGTGCAGCCTTTGGATGCAATACTACCCGCCCAATCCGTCCGTTCAATGAATGCAAATGCAGCAGTCGGCCGCCGTAATCTCACGTGCCATGCGTTTTTTCGCATCGCGACTGCCGGTCTGAAACATTGCTATTATTTTCCAGCCTACGCCTTTGACGCGGTAATTGAAATCCGCCGGTGGTCGAATATTTTCGAGCTAAATAGCTGTTTTGAATGCACTAATATTCTCACCGACCCACCAACCAAAGCCTGCGTCGAGCCACAGGCGGGATGTCCCCAGTGAACTGCGTGCGGATCGAAAATCGGCGAAAACTCAAAAAAAGCCGAAATTCGCCTCGCATAATTTTCTGCAATAACACTCCGGTAAGAATGTCACGCTATCAGTTGAACCACGGCGAGGGACAACCGCCGTTTCTCCGGATCAGGTATTGCGTCCCGGAGAATACGAGTTTCGCCGTGTATTGGCGAATACGCCAGAGTTTTCGGCAAACCGCGCGCGCCCGCCAGCCCGCGCGGTTTTCGCATTTCAGGCAGGCGATTGACCGCGGATCACGCCGCGTTGTAGGCCTCGTACATGACCAAGGCGATCATGTTGCAGGGAACCGGCTCGGATGTCGGCAAGACGGTGCTCGTCGCCGGGCTCTGCCGGCTTGCGGCCAACCGCGGCCTCAACGCAAAGCCGTTCAAGCCGCAGAACATGTCGAACAATGCGGCCGTCGCGGACGACGGCGGCGGGGAGATCGGCCGGGCGCAGTGGCTGCAGTCGCTCGCGGCACGAACCCCATCTTCGGTTCACATGAATCCGGTTCTCCTGAAACCGCAATCCGAAAACGGCAGCCAGATCATAGTGCAGGGCAGGGTCTTCGGGCAGGCGAAGGCCCGCGACTACCAGAGGCTCAAGCCGCAGTTGCTGGAGCATGTGCTGCAGAGCTTCGCGATCGTGTCCGAGGGCGCCGACCTTGTGATCGTCGAGGGTGCGGGATCGCCGGCCGAAATCAACCTCCGTCCCGGCGACATTGCCAATATGGGCTTTGCCACCCGTGCCAAGGTGCCCGTCGTGCTCGTCGGCGACATCGACCGCGGCGGCGTGATCGCCTCCCTCGCCGGCACGCATGCGATCCTTTCGGATGGCGACCGGGCGATGATTTCCGGCTATGTCATCAACAAGTTCCGCGGCGATGTTTCGCTCTTCGATGACGGCATTGCCGCGATCAGTCGCTTCACCGGCTGGCCGTGTTTCGGGGTCGTGCCCTGGCTGAAGGCGGCTTGCCGTTTGCCGGCAGAGGATTCCGTCGTGCTGGAGCGCCTTGCCAAGGGAGCATCCGGCGCATTGAAGATCGCCGTGCCGGTTTTGCCGCGCATCGCCAATTTCGACGATCTCGATCCTCTTCGTGCCGAGCCGGATATCGAACTCGTCTTCGTGAAACCGGGCGACCGGCTGCCGGGAGATGCCGCACTCGTGATCCTGCCCGGATCGAAATCTACGATTGCCGACCTTGCCGACCTGCGCGCTGCCGGCTGGGACCGCGATCTGGATGCCCACGTCCGGCGCGGCGGCCGCGTCATCGGCATCTGCGGCGGCTATCAGATGCTAGGGCGCATGGTTCGCGATCCGCTCGGCATCGAGGGGGCGAGCGCCGAGACGCCGGGTCTCGGACTGCTCGATGTCGAGACCGAAATGGCGCCGGAAAAGACCGTGCGCAACAGCCTGGCGGTCTCGGCCGAATATGACGTTCCGCTTGCCGGCTACCAGATCCACCTGGGTGTGACGGCCGGGCCGGACTGCGCCAGCCCATCAGCGGTGATCGACGGCGTGGCGGATGGCGCGGTTTCCGCCGACCGGCGGATCATGGGCACCTATCTCCACGGCCTCTTCGGCAGCGACGCCTATCGCAGCAAGCTTCTCGAAAGTTTCGGCCTTTCCGGTGACAGGCGGAACTACAGACAAAGCGTCGACGAGGCATTGGATGAGGTCGCCTCCGAACTCGAAACCCATCTCGACAAGGGCTGGTTGACCGCGTTGCTCGGCTAGGGTGGCTGGCTTACGCCGCCCTCCCGCGATCACTCCGGGCGAACATTCAGCCATCCGATTTTTCGCAGGATGACCTCCGCGAGTTCCGTCGGTGTCTTGCCGTCTGTCGGCACAACGAACACGCCATTGGCGTCTTGGTTTGCCATGCGCCTCGCTTGTCGAAGTGAACGCTGTGCCTGCTCATCCGCGCCAGAACCGATCTCACGCTGTACCAGCCGCGCCATCAGCGTCGGTTCAGACGCTATCAAGCGGATCACCGTGATCGTCGCGTCCGGGATGGCCGCAAGAATCCATCGTCGGTCGAATTCAAGATGCACCATAACGCCTGACATGATCAGGCGGGTGTGCCCCAAAGCCCGATATGTCGACCAAATCGCAGCCAGATTGAGGCTGCTGACATCCGTCGTTCCCGAGCGAATTCTCGCGAGATCCTCGGCACTCGGGCGCGGGAACACTCTATCAAGTTCATCTGTCTCGATGACGGTGTGAGCGACGTTCGCCGTGGCGAGTTGCAAGCTCATCTCCCAGCACAGCGTGGACTTGCCAACGCCGGCCGGTCCCGTAATCAATGTGATCTCCATGCCGTTTCCATTGTCCTTCCAATCTTCAACCGACTGCAATTTGCTGGAGCTTGAACCGCGTTGGAAGTGGCAAGCGTCATTTCGCTCTGCGCGATCACATCTTATTAGCAACGATACTGGCCGCCGGCGGTCTGGGTCCCTGCAATCTAGGTTGGTAAGACTAGTTCGACATCACTAGATTTCGCCCGAAACTTCGCGGCGCCTGCGATCGAGCTCTTCGCTGTA from Rhizobium sullae includes:
- a CDS encoding AAA family ATPase, producing MEITLITGPAGVGKSTLCWEMSLQLATANVAHTVIETDELDRVFPRPSAEDLARIRSGTTDVSSLNLAAIWSTYRALGHTRLIMSGVMVHLEFDRRWILAAIPDATITVIRLIASEPTLMARLVQREIGSGADEQAQRSLRQARRMANQDANGVFVVPTDGKTPTELAEVILRKIGWLNVRPE
- a CDS encoding cobyric acid synthase translates to MTKAIMLQGTGSDVGKTVLVAGLCRLAANRGLNAKPFKPQNMSNNAAVADDGGGEIGRAQWLQSLAARTPSSVHMNPVLLKPQSENGSQIIVQGRVFGQAKARDYQRLKPQLLEHVLQSFAIVSEGADLVIVEGAGSPAEINLRPGDIANMGFATRAKVPVVLVGDIDRGGVIASLAGTHAILSDGDRAMISGYVINKFRGDVSLFDDGIAAISRFTGWPCFGVVPWLKAACRLPAEDSVVLERLAKGASGALKIAVPVLPRIANFDDLDPLRAEPDIELVFVKPGDRLPGDAALVILPGSKSTIADLADLRAAGWDRDLDAHVRRGGRVIGICGGYQMLGRMVRDPLGIEGASAETPGLGLLDVETEMAPEKTVRNSLAVSAEYDVPLAGYQIHLGVTAGPDCASPSAVIDGVADGAVSADRRIMGTYLHGLFGSDAYRSKLLESFGLSGDRRNYRQSVDEALDEVASELETHLDKGWLTALLG
- a CDS encoding glycine betaine ABC transporter substrate-binding protein, whose amino-acid sequence is MKIILASLTFAVCLFAGGRAAQADCGNVSIAEMNWASAAIAANFDKFILENGYGCNVTTVAGDTVPTFASMDQKGEPDIAPELWTASVRTQLEAAATSGRLVQASEILADGAIEGWWIPKFIADANPDIRSVQDALKRPDLFPSPKSASKGAIHNCPSGWSCRISTANIFKALKGDSAGFELIDSGSPKDLDDSIANAFDAKIGWLGYYWAPTAILGKYDMTLLSMGVSHDKAEWLACTSVEGCARPQLNAYPVSQAFTVVTKAFADRAGPVLGYLRARSWDNNTINDVLAWQDENRANNEDAALYFLRNYADFWTRWVPADVAEKVKAAL